The following coding sequences are from one Arthrobacter sp. 24S4-2 window:
- a CDS encoding MazG nucleotide pyrophosphohydrolase domain-containing protein — protein MGALTHESLVEYLLEEAFEVAETIETGGDEAELRGELGDVLLQVVLHARLAEERGSFGFEDVVQGLTAKLIRRNPHVFRPDGSLQDTFPASVEEIVRKWDSIKLAEKPERGDPFEGIPQALPALARAQKSLDRAGRAGLVADPASTGSGQAQPPVVGSFSSEEELGELLLAVVSTARTRGLDAERALRGAVRRYQDSNRLASRHTSATGS, from the coding sequence ATGGGGGCGCTGACCCACGAGTCCCTGGTGGAGTACCTCCTCGAGGAGGCCTTTGAAGTTGCCGAAACAATCGAAACCGGCGGCGACGAAGCAGAGCTCCGAGGGGAGCTTGGCGACGTACTGCTCCAGGTGGTGCTGCACGCCCGCCTGGCCGAGGAACGCGGCAGCTTCGGTTTCGAGGACGTCGTCCAGGGCCTCACCGCGAAGCTGATCCGCCGGAATCCGCACGTGTTCCGGCCGGACGGCTCGCTGCAGGACACCTTTCCGGCCAGCGTGGAGGAGATCGTCCGCAAGTGGGACTCCATCAAACTGGCCGAGAAGCCGGAACGCGGTGATCCCTTCGAAGGAATTCCGCAGGCCCTCCCGGCTCTCGCCCGCGCCCAGAAGTCATTGGATCGTGCCGGGCGGGCAGGGCTGGTGGCTGATCCCGCCAGCACCGGATCCGGGCAGGCCCAGCCGCCGGTAGTGGGGTCCTTCAGCTCTGAAGAGGAGCTGGGCGAGCTGCTGCTCGCCGTTGTCTCCACTGCCCGGACCAGGGGCCTCGACGCCGAACGCGCCCTCCGCGGGGCCGTCCGGCGGTATCAGGACAGCAACCGCCTGGCCAGCCGGCACACTTCCGCGACGGGATCATGA
- the eno gene encoding phosphopyruvate hydratase — MALIDAIHAREILDSRGNPTVEVEVLLSDGQIGRAAVPSGASTGEHEAVELRDGDKGRYLGKGVQKAVDAVIDQIAPALTGFDATDQRSIDQAMIDLDGTPNKGKLGANAILGVSLAVANAAAASADLPLYKYLGGPNAHVLPVPLMNILNGGSHADSDVDIQEFMIVPIGAETFSEGLRWGVEVYHNLKSVLQAKGLSTGLGDEGGFAPNLPSNRAALDLIQEAIKNAGYTPGKDIALALDVASSEFFKDGAYQFEGKALSATEMSAYYAELVADYPLVSIEDPLDENDWEGWKTLTDTIGDKVQLVGDDLFVTNPAILQRGIDTKTANSLLVKVNQIGSLTETLDAVSLAQRAGYTTITSHRSGETEDTTIADISVATNAGQIKTGAPARSERVAKYNQLLRIEEELDDAARYAGRSAFPRFKG; from the coding sequence ATGGCGCTTATCGATGCCATCCACGCCCGCGAGATCCTCGATTCCCGTGGCAACCCGACCGTAGAAGTTGAAGTTCTGCTTTCCGACGGCCAGATCGGCCGCGCAGCAGTTCCCTCCGGTGCCTCCACCGGCGAACACGAGGCCGTTGAACTCCGCGACGGAGACAAGGGACGCTACCTCGGCAAGGGTGTCCAGAAGGCCGTTGACGCAGTCATCGACCAGATCGCTCCGGCCCTGACCGGCTTCGATGCCACTGACCAGCGCAGCATCGACCAGGCCATGATCGACCTGGACGGCACGCCCAACAAGGGCAAGCTCGGCGCCAACGCCATCCTGGGTGTTTCCCTGGCCGTGGCCAACGCCGCCGCAGCGTCCGCAGACCTGCCGCTGTACAAGTACCTGGGCGGCCCCAACGCGCACGTCCTTCCCGTTCCGCTGATGAACATCCTCAACGGCGGCTCGCACGCCGACTCCGATGTGGACATCCAGGAATTCATGATCGTCCCGATCGGCGCCGAGACCTTCTCCGAAGGCCTGCGCTGGGGCGTCGAGGTCTACCACAACCTCAAGTCGGTCCTGCAGGCCAAGGGCCTCTCCACCGGCCTGGGCGACGAGGGTGGCTTCGCGCCGAACCTGCCCTCCAACCGTGCCGCGCTGGACCTGATCCAGGAAGCCATCAAGAACGCCGGCTACACCCCGGGCAAGGACATCGCCCTGGCCCTGGACGTCGCCTCCTCCGAGTTCTTCAAGGACGGCGCCTACCAGTTCGAAGGCAAGGCACTTTCCGCCACCGAGATGAGCGCCTACTACGCCGAGCTCGTCGCCGACTACCCGCTGGTTTCCATCGAGGACCCGCTGGATGAAAACGACTGGGAAGGCTGGAAGACCCTCACCGACACCATCGGCGACAAGGTCCAGCTCGTGGGCGATGACCTCTTCGTCACCAACCCGGCAATCCTGCAGCGCGGCATCGACACCAAGACCGCCAACTCACTGCTGGTCAAGGTCAACCAGATCGGCTCCCTGACCGAGACGCTGGACGCCGTGTCACTGGCCCAGCGTGCCGGATACACCACCATCACCTCGCACCGCTCCGGCGAAACCGAGGACACCACCATTGCTGACATCTCCGTTGCCACCAACGCGGGACAGATCAAGACCGGTGCCCCGGCCCGCTCCGAGCGCGTCGCCAAGTACAACCAGCTGCTGCGCATCGAAGAGGAACTCGACGACGCCGCACGCTACGCCGGCCGTAGCGCGTTCCCGCGTTTCAAGGGCTAG
- a CDS encoding septum formation initiator family protein: MPTRRPKVPRATPAVRQSKDADDGADVIRADFGATRHLPAAEAKPPAAPGKATTASRLGTSVKAGVAAGKQAAGRPTGSQPAGQSTRASGKNAADENLDPVPAKAFSGRMLALAVVMIAITIMLAPTVKIFIDKRAEIAALQADIASRKAEQDNLKLQVSRWQDPNYVKQQARDRINMVMPGETGYWVFGSDLPAGTTSSQAGTGSAEDPAKLPWVDSLWESIRRSATD, encoded by the coding sequence ATGCCCACCCGCCGTCCCAAGGTTCCCCGGGCTACGCCCGCGGTGCGTCAGTCCAAGGACGCCGACGACGGCGCTGACGTCATCCGCGCGGATTTCGGCGCGACGCGGCACCTGCCCGCCGCCGAGGCCAAGCCGCCTGCTGCGCCCGGGAAAGCCACCACAGCAAGCCGCCTGGGGACGTCGGTCAAAGCCGGGGTTGCTGCCGGCAAGCAGGCCGCCGGCCGTCCGACTGGCAGCCAGCCAGCGGGCCAATCCACCCGGGCGTCCGGGAAAAATGCAGCGGATGAGAACCTCGATCCCGTCCCTGCCAAGGCGTTTTCCGGACGGATGCTGGCCCTGGCCGTCGTCATGATTGCCATCACCATTATGCTGGCCCCCACCGTCAAGATCTTTATCGACAAACGGGCCGAGATCGCCGCACTGCAGGCGGATATCGCGTCGCGGAAAGCCGAGCAGGACAACCTGAAGCTCCAGGTGTCGCGCTGGCAGGATCCGAACTACGTGAAGCAGCAGGCCCGGGACCGCATTAACATGGTTATGCCGGGTGAAACCGGCTACTGGGTGTTTGGCAGCGATCTGCCGGCCGGGACCACCAGTAGCCAGGCCGGTACAGGATCAGCAGAGGACCCGGCAAAACTGCCATGGGTGGACTCGCTTTGGGAGTCCATCAGGCGTTCGGCAACAGACTAG
- a CDS encoding DUF501 domain-containing protein, whose amino-acid sequence MDVLSRQLGRPVRDVVEIPARCVCGNPLVAATSPRLSNGTPFPTTFYLTHPVITSAVSRLEAAGLMNDMNERLTEDSTLAAHYRAAHEAYLVSRAEIGERSGIGAVPEIDGISAGGMPTRVKCLHVLVGHSLAAGSGVNPLGDEAIAAISEWWTADRCYCDGAWDTGGEAPSKDLSRHGPQGLPDIVGRPAPVRKTQQHAENSTEAAQ is encoded by the coding sequence CTGGACGTCCTCAGCCGGCAGCTGGGGCGCCCCGTCCGCGACGTCGTCGAAATCCCGGCCCGCTGTGTCTGCGGCAACCCCCTGGTCGCGGCGACATCGCCGCGTCTCAGCAACGGAACGCCGTTCCCCACGACGTTCTACCTGACGCACCCGGTCATCACATCGGCAGTGTCGCGGCTCGAGGCCGCGGGCCTGATGAACGACATGAACGAGCGCCTCACCGAAGATTCCACCCTGGCTGCCCATTACCGGGCAGCCCACGAGGCCTACCTCGTTTCCCGGGCGGAGATCGGGGAACGGTCCGGCATCGGCGCAGTCCCCGAGATTGACGGCATCTCCGCCGGCGGTATGCCCACCCGGGTGAAGTGCCTCCACGTCCTCGTGGGTCATTCCCTGGCGGCCGGTTCCGGGGTCAACCCGCTGGGTGACGAGGCCATTGCCGCCATCAGCGAATGGTGGACGGCAGACCGCTGCTACTGCGACGGCGCCTGGGACACCGGGGGAGAGGCGCCCTCAAAGGACCTCAGCCGCCACGGACCGCAAGGCCTCCCCGACATCGTCGGCCGTCCTGCGCCGGTGCGCAAAACCCAGCAGCATGCTGAAAACTCCACGGAGGCAGCCCAGTGA
- a CDS encoding Ppx/GppA phosphatase family protein, with translation MTRVAAIDCGTNSIRLLIADVDGNGSSSKLTDVVREMRVVRLGQGVDATGELAQEALDRTFAATLDYAALIREHGAGKVRFVATSATRDASNRDVFVAGIREILGVEPEVITGDEEAALSFAGASSVLPSRGSDPVLVVDLGGGSTEFVLGDASGVIAAKSVDVGCVRMTERHLRNDPPSPEQIAAAEADVDAAISEAGLAVPLERTAAVVGVAGSVTTITAHALRLPEYSPAAIHGAELPLSAIDEACTDLLEMSKAARAGLPYMHPGRVDVIGAGGLVWRRVLDRLAEVTDGRITSAVASEHDILDGIALSIS, from the coding sequence GTGACGCGCGTTGCCGCCATCGACTGCGGCACCAATTCCATCCGGCTCCTGATCGCCGATGTTGACGGAAACGGGAGCAGCTCCAAGCTGACCGACGTGGTGCGTGAAATGCGGGTTGTCCGGCTGGGCCAGGGCGTGGACGCAACCGGTGAACTGGCGCAGGAGGCCCTTGACCGCACGTTCGCCGCGACATTGGACTACGCGGCACTGATCCGTGAACACGGGGCGGGAAAGGTCCGTTTTGTTGCCACTTCCGCCACTAGGGACGCCAGCAACCGGGACGTCTTTGTTGCCGGCATCCGCGAGATCCTTGGGGTCGAACCTGAAGTGATCACGGGCGACGAAGAGGCGGCACTTTCCTTCGCCGGCGCCAGCAGCGTGCTTCCGTCCCGCGGGTCGGACCCCGTGCTGGTGGTGGACCTTGGCGGCGGAAGCACCGAATTCGTGCTCGGCGACGCCAGCGGCGTCATCGCCGCCAAATCGGTGGACGTCGGCTGTGTCCGGATGACGGAACGCCACCTTCGCAACGATCCGCCGTCGCCGGAGCAGATCGCTGCGGCAGAGGCCGACGTCGACGCCGCCATCAGCGAGGCGGGACTGGCCGTTCCGCTGGAACGCACCGCCGCCGTCGTCGGCGTGGCAGGGTCCGTCACCACCATTACGGCCCACGCGCTCCGGCTGCCGGAATACTCGCCCGCAGCGATCCATGGCGCGGAACTCCCGCTCAGCGCCATTGACGAAGCCTGCACGGACCTGCTTGAGATGTCCAAGGCCGCCCGCGCCGGACTGCCCTACATGCACCCGGGCCGCGTTGACGTCATCGGTGCCGGCGGACTGGTCTGGCGCCGTGTCTTGGATCGCCTGGCCGAGGTCACGGACGGCAGGATCACCTCGGCCGTCGCCAGTGAGCACGATATTCTCGACGGGATTGCCTTGAGTATCAGCTAG
- a CDS encoding S8 family serine peptidase — translation MTRATARRSRIAPALTAMALAAGTLAVSLIGAPEASADSWRDKEYWLSESGITKAWEVSKGANVKVAVIDSGVDAKHPDLKGVVVGGSDTSGAGSADGQKSIGSKPEHGTLVATMLAGRGHQPPKSTATPTPGAKPAPGPDGIVGVAPEAQILSVSTWLGSQNPGGKTDQEQIPAAVRWAVDNGARVINISLGSTSPEWPQSWDAAFLYAEQKDVVIVAAAGNRVGGNVQVGAPATIPGVLTVAGVDRKGSASVDASSQGISIGVAAPAENLVGGMPGDGYAEWAGTSGATPIVSGVAALIRSKWPEMSASQVINRIVTTAKDAGAPGKDPIYGFGVLNAEAALKDDVPETKVNPLGTVADWIRVHRRGESVATTPAAEPGDSPSSAAPTLPSAAVPVAEAPSPLDSAVPAMVVIGFGVLFVGIIGGAVFQLRKASRNPRGLRDDPETGVLDAVDSKGP, via the coding sequence ATGACCAGAGCAACAGCCCGCCGGAGCCGGATAGCCCCTGCCCTGACGGCTATGGCCCTTGCCGCAGGAACCTTGGCGGTGTCGCTGATCGGCGCTCCGGAGGCCAGCGCCGATTCCTGGCGGGACAAGGAATACTGGCTGTCCGAGTCCGGCATCACCAAAGCCTGGGAAGTTTCCAAGGGCGCCAACGTCAAAGTCGCCGTCATCGACAGCGGAGTTGATGCCAAGCACCCCGACCTGAAGGGTGTGGTTGTTGGCGGGAGCGACACCTCGGGCGCAGGAAGCGCTGACGGGCAGAAAAGCATCGGTTCGAAGCCGGAGCACGGCACGCTGGTGGCAACCATGCTGGCCGGGCGGGGCCACCAGCCGCCGAAGTCCACCGCAACCCCGACACCAGGTGCTAAGCCGGCGCCCGGTCCCGACGGGATCGTGGGGGTTGCGCCCGAAGCGCAGATCCTTTCGGTTTCCACGTGGCTTGGATCGCAGAATCCCGGCGGCAAGACGGACCAGGAACAGATTCCTGCGGCAGTGCGCTGGGCGGTGGACAACGGTGCCCGCGTGATCAACATTTCGCTGGGCAGCACCTCGCCGGAATGGCCGCAAAGCTGGGACGCGGCATTCCTGTACGCAGAACAAAAGGACGTGGTGATCGTGGCCGCCGCAGGCAACCGGGTGGGCGGCAATGTGCAGGTGGGCGCCCCCGCCACCATTCCGGGCGTGCTGACAGTTGCTGGCGTGGACCGCAAGGGGTCCGCCAGCGTCGATGCCTCCTCCCAGGGCATCAGCATTGGTGTGGCAGCGCCGGCCGAAAACCTGGTCGGCGGCATGCCGGGCGATGGCTATGCGGAATGGGCTGGCACCTCCGGAGCCACACCGATCGTGTCCGGCGTGGCGGCGCTTATCCGCTCCAAGTGGCCCGAGATGTCAGCGAGCCAGGTGATCAACAGGATTGTCACCACAGCCAAGGACGCCGGCGCACCGGGCAAGGACCCGATTTACGGCTTTGGTGTGCTCAATGCAGAAGCTGCCCTCAAGGACGACGTGCCGGAAACCAAGGTGAACCCGCTGGGCACCGTCGCGGACTGGATCAGGGTCCATCGCCGCGGAGAGTCGGTCGCCACCACACCGGCCGCGGAGCCAGGCGACAGTCCCTCGAGTGCCGCGCCCACGCTGCCCAGCGCCGCCGTTCCGGTGGCTGAGGCGCCGTCCCCCTTGGACAGCGCCGTGCCGGCCATGGTGGTGATCGGCTTCGGCGTGCTGTTTGTGGGCATCATCGGAGGAGCTGTTTTCCAGCTTCGGAAGGCCTCAAGGAACCCGCGCGGATTGCGGGATGACCCCGAGACCGGAGTGCTCGACGCCGTGGACTCGAAAGGGCCGTAG
- a CDS encoding NAD(P)/FAD-dependent oxidoreductase: MATTPQLQDRPRVLVVGGGYVGLYVALKLQNKIANAGGIVTVVDPLPYMTYQPFLPEVAGGNIEARHAVVSHRQHLKQTELIQGRVTSIDHANRTAVVAPADGGPNFEVPYFDVVVAAGAITRTFPIKGLADKGIGLKTIEEAVALRNKVLDRIEAGSLMTDPVERARALTFVVVGGGFAGIECITEMEDLARAAVKNNPRVRQEEVRFVLVEAMGRIMPEVTAKQAEWVVEHLRSRGIEVLLNTSLDNAEGSLKLINLPDKTPAQEFESDTLVWTAGVQANPMVRSTDFPLEPRGRVRVLADLRIAGDEGIIENAWAAGDVAAVPDLTGSGLPDGTCVPNAQHALRQAKRLAKNLWASRWDKELKDYKHKNLGAVAGFGEWKGVANINLLGRIGLKGPLAWLAHRGYHGLAMPTVERKIRVIVGWILALIMGRDTTQLMDLDNPRGAFVTAATPAPKPAAAPAAPAAEKPAESGNAGSNSQQKQTVSADNK; encoded by the coding sequence ATGGCAACAACCCCACAGCTCCAGGACCGTCCCAGGGTACTCGTCGTCGGCGGCGGGTACGTCGGCCTGTACGTAGCCCTCAAACTGCAGAACAAGATCGCGAATGCCGGTGGCATCGTCACCGTCGTTGATCCGCTGCCTTACATGACTTACCAGCCCTTCCTGCCGGAAGTTGCCGGCGGAAACATCGAGGCGCGCCACGCTGTCGTCTCCCACCGTCAGCACCTGAAGCAGACGGAACTCATCCAGGGCCGCGTCACCTCGATCGACCACGCCAACCGCACGGCAGTGGTTGCGCCGGCCGACGGCGGCCCGAACTTTGAGGTGCCGTACTTCGACGTTGTGGTTGCCGCAGGCGCAATTACCCGCACGTTCCCCATCAAGGGCCTGGCGGACAAGGGCATCGGCCTCAAGACCATCGAGGAAGCCGTTGCACTGCGCAACAAGGTCCTCGACCGGATCGAAGCCGGGTCGCTCATGACGGATCCCGTCGAGCGTGCACGCGCCCTGACGTTCGTGGTTGTGGGCGGCGGTTTCGCCGGCATCGAGTGCATCACCGAGATGGAAGACCTCGCCCGGGCAGCCGTCAAGAACAACCCCCGCGTCAGGCAGGAGGAAGTCCGCTTCGTCCTGGTTGAAGCCATGGGCCGCATCATGCCCGAAGTCACCGCCAAGCAGGCGGAATGGGTTGTTGAGCACCTGCGCAGCCGCGGCATCGAGGTGCTGCTCAACACGTCCCTGGACAACGCCGAGGGCTCCCTGAAGCTCATCAACCTGCCGGATAAGACCCCGGCCCAGGAATTCGAGTCGGACACCCTCGTCTGGACTGCCGGCGTGCAAGCCAACCCGATGGTTCGCTCCACCGACTTCCCGCTGGAGCCGCGCGGACGTGTCCGGGTCCTGGCGGACCTGCGCATCGCCGGTGACGAAGGCATCATCGAGAACGCCTGGGCAGCCGGCGACGTCGCGGCTGTGCCGGACCTCACCGGCAGCGGCCTGCCGGACGGTACCTGCGTACCGAACGCCCAGCACGCCCTTCGCCAGGCCAAGCGCCTCGCCAAGAACCTGTGGGCCTCCCGCTGGGACAAGGAGCTGAAGGACTACAAGCACAAGAACCTGGGCGCTGTTGCCGGCTTCGGCGAATGGAAGGGTGTCGCAAACATCAACCTCCTGGGCCGTATCGGACTCAAGGGCCCCCTGGCCTGGCTGGCGCACCGTGGCTACCACGGCCTGGCCATGCCCACGGTTGAGCGCAAGATCCGTGTGATCGTCGGCTGGATCCTTGCCCTCATCATGGGCCGGGACACCACCCAGCTGATGGACCTGGACAACCCTCGCGGGGCGTTCGTCACGGCCGCCACGCCGGCACCCAAGCCGGCTGCGGCTCCGGCCGCACCGGCAGCTGAGAAGCCGGCCGAGTCCGGGAATGCCGGCAGCAACAGCCAGCAGAAGCAGACTGTGTCGGCTGACAACAAGTAG
- a CDS encoding ACT domain-containing protein: MTGEKDIRTLLASIRPVVREGEFVYVLWPYGRPLVAGIEAAVREAEGLTAVLPRAEADRLELPYDFVAAWITLQVHSPLEAVGLTAAVSAALTDARISCNVLAGFHHDHLLVPVADADRALEILHELAAESSDHPALSSSCAANGRRTGRPSCN, from the coding sequence ATGACTGGTGAAAAGGACATCCGGACCCTCTTGGCATCGATCCGCCCTGTAGTGCGGGAGGGCGAGTTCGTGTACGTCCTCTGGCCGTACGGCAGGCCGCTGGTTGCCGGCATTGAGGCTGCTGTCCGGGAAGCGGAGGGGCTAACGGCTGTCCTGCCCCGGGCCGAGGCGGACAGGCTGGAGCTGCCCTACGACTTCGTTGCCGCGTGGATCACCCTACAGGTGCATTCCCCACTCGAAGCGGTTGGGCTCACAGCCGCAGTAAGCGCAGCCCTCACCGACGCCCGCATCAGCTGCAACGTCCTGGCCGGATTCCACCACGACCATTTGCTGGTGCCGGTGGCAGACGCCGACCGCGCCCTGGAGATCCTGCATGAGCTTGCCGCGGAAAGCTCGGACCATCCTGCCCTGAGCTCGTCCTGCGCAGCGAACGGCCGGAGGACAGGCCGGCCATCCTGCAACTGA
- a CDS encoding GNAT family N-acetyltransferase — MSPATGLPVDGEPAEVGLLQQLFECEEYLPQFSIVAEKDGEVVGHVISTRGWVGELELLGLGPIGVVPRLQRHGIGSALMQETVSRANAAGERAIALLGGPEYYSRFGFVPSVSLGIEPPEPRWGDHFQLLPLAVWPGGVHGTFRYAGPFERL; from the coding sequence ATATCGCCGGCCACTGGGCTTCCGGTCGACGGCGAACCCGCGGAAGTCGGGCTGCTGCAGCAGCTCTTCGAGTGCGAGGAGTACCTGCCCCAGTTCAGCATCGTTGCCGAGAAGGACGGCGAAGTGGTGGGCCATGTCATCAGCACCAGGGGCTGGGTGGGGGAACTGGAGCTGCTGGGGCTGGGCCCCATCGGGGTTGTGCCGCGGCTGCAGCGGCACGGCATCGGCTCGGCATTGATGCAGGAGACAGTATCGCGTGCGAATGCGGCGGGGGAGAGGGCTATCGCCCTGCTCGGCGGTCCGGAGTACTACTCCCGCTTCGGCTTCGTGCCGTCGGTCTCCCTGGGCATCGAACCGCCGGAGCCCAGATGGGGTGACCATTTCCAGTTGCTCCCGCTCGCCGTATGGCCAGGCGGCGTCCATGGAACGTTCCGGTACGCCGGGCCCTTTGAGCGGCTCTGA
- a CDS encoding ABC transporter substrate-binding protein, translated as MISLPQAAPRIAKLTALSIGVALLATACGGSSTPSSTGSTTPAASGIACPAPSASGGSTTAAGAGGSVPAATTTTPTPLKIGSLLPTTGSLAFLGPPEIAGVNLGIKEVNDAGGVLGKPVEVIHRDSGDTKTDIATQSTTALLGSGVSAIIGAASSGVSKTVINQITGAGVIQFSPANTSPDFTTWDDKGLYWRTAPSDVLQGKVLGNYMATCGAQTVGMIVLNDAYGTGLAKNVKAAFEAAGGKVVAEELFNEGDSQFSSQVDKVIAAKPDAIALITFDQAKSIVPLMTGKGIKPTQMFMVDGNTSDYSKDFQAGTLKGAQGTIPGTFAKDDFKKKLLAIDPALKDYSYAGESYDAVNLIALATEAAKSTKGTDIAAKLKEVSEGGEKCNDFPSCVTLLRNGKDIDYDGQSGPVSFSDAGDPTEAYIGIYEYQDDNTYKPVKEEFGKL; from the coding sequence ATGATTTCACTCCCCCAGGCGGCGCCGCGCATCGCTAAGCTGACAGCGCTTAGCATCGGCGTCGCCCTTCTGGCTACGGCTTGTGGCGGCTCGTCCACCCCGAGTTCGACAGGCTCCACCACCCCGGCAGCGTCCGGCATTGCCTGCCCGGCGCCCAGCGCCAGCGGTGGAAGCACCACTGCGGCGGGCGCGGGCGGTTCGGTTCCGGCCGCGACGACCACCACTCCCACCCCCCTCAAGATTGGATCGCTTCTGCCGACAACGGGGTCGCTGGCGTTCCTTGGCCCACCCGAAATTGCCGGCGTCAACCTTGGCATCAAGGAAGTTAACGACGCTGGCGGCGTACTGGGCAAGCCCGTTGAAGTTATCCACCGCGACTCCGGCGATACCAAGACCGACATCGCCACGCAGTCCACCACGGCGCTGCTTGGAAGCGGCGTCAGCGCGATCATCGGTGCTGCATCGTCCGGTGTTTCCAAGACCGTCATCAACCAGATCACCGGTGCCGGCGTTATCCAGTTCTCGCCCGCGAACACGTCCCCTGACTTCACCACCTGGGATGACAAGGGCCTGTACTGGCGCACGGCTCCCTCGGACGTGCTGCAGGGCAAGGTCCTGGGCAACTACATGGCCACCTGTGGTGCGCAGACGGTGGGCATGATCGTCCTGAACGATGCTTACGGCACCGGCCTGGCAAAGAACGTCAAGGCGGCCTTCGAAGCCGCCGGCGGCAAGGTGGTTGCGGAGGAGCTGTTCAATGAAGGCGACTCGCAGTTCAGCAGCCAGGTGGACAAGGTCATTGCAGCCAAGCCTGACGCCATTGCCCTGATCACCTTCGACCAGGCCAAGAGCATCGTTCCGCTGATGACGGGCAAGGGCATCAAGCCCACCCAGATGTTCATGGTGGACGGCAACACGTCGGACTACAGCAAGGACTTCCAGGCGGGCACGCTGAAGGGCGCCCAGGGCACCATTCCGGGCACGTTCGCCAAGGATGATTTCAAGAAGAAGTTGCTGGCCATCGACCCGGCCCTGAAGGACTACAGCTATGCAGGCGAGTCCTACGACGCCGTCAACCTGATTGCACTGGCAACCGAGGCCGCGAAGAGCACCAAGGGAACGGACATCGCCGCCAAGCTGAAGGAAGTTTCCGAAGGAGGCGAGAAGTGCAACGACTTCCCATCCTGCGTCACGCTGCTCCGCAACGGCAAGGATATCGATTACGACGGCCAGTCCGGTCCGGTGAGCTTCTCCGACGCCGGCGACCCGACGGAAGCCTACATCGGCATCTACGAGTACCAGGATGACAACACCTACAAGCCTGTCAAGGAAGAATTCGGCAAGCTGTAA
- a CDS encoding ABC transporter ATP-binding protein, with the protein MSATSAAAAATASPSGESVVKVTDLVAGYLPGVNILNGCSIEARKGELIGIIGPNGAGKSTLLKAMFGLVKVHSGSVVVRGQDITGLKANKLVTKGVGFVPQNNNVFATLTIEENMQMGMFQRPKDFAKRFDFVTSLFPELGKRRAQRAGSLSGGERQMVAMGRALMMEPAVLLLDEPSAGLSPVKQDETFLRVHEINRAGVSVIMVEQNARRCLQICDRAYVLDQGKDAYTGTGRELMKDPKVIQLYLGTLADEV; encoded by the coding sequence ATGAGTGCCACGAGCGCGGCCGCGGCCGCCACAGCATCACCGTCAGGGGAATCGGTGGTCAAGGTCACCGATCTGGTGGCCGGCTACCTCCCGGGCGTAAACATTCTCAACGGTTGCAGCATCGAGGCCCGAAAAGGCGAACTGATCGGGATCATCGGACCCAACGGAGCAGGCAAGTCCACCCTCCTGAAGGCGATGTTCGGCCTGGTGAAGGTCCACTCAGGTTCGGTCGTGGTCCGCGGCCAGGACATCACCGGGCTCAAGGCCAACAAGCTGGTCACCAAGGGGGTGGGCTTCGTCCCGCAGAACAACAACGTGTTCGCCACCCTGACCATTGAGGAGAACATGCAGATGGGCATGTTCCAGCGGCCCAAGGACTTCGCCAAACGGTTCGACTTCGTCACCAGTCTGTTCCCCGAGCTGGGCAAGCGACGCGCCCAGCGGGCGGGATCGCTGTCCGGCGGTGAGCGCCAGATGGTGGCCATGGGGCGCGCCCTGATGATGGAACCGGCCGTCCTGCTCCTCGACGAGCCGTCCGCCGGCCTCTCCCCCGTCAAGCAGGATGAGACGTTCCTGCGGGTCCACGAGATCAACCGCGCCGGGGTGTCGGTGATCATGGTGGAGCAGAACGCCCGCCGCTGCCTGCAGATCTGCGACCGCGCCTATGTGCTGGACCAGGGCAAGGACGCGTACACGGGCACCGGCCGGGAACTCATGAAAGACCCCAAGGTGATCCAGCTGTACCTCGGCACCTTGGCCGACGAGGTCTAA